From a single Aquarana catesbeiana isolate 2022-GZ linkage group LG09, ASM4218655v1, whole genome shotgun sequence genomic region:
- the LOC141107315 gene encoding uncharacterized protein, with translation MEEDVPWCYPTDKDGLSTGDWGTNVLDALKSHIQVEKDGLNTPLQEQGERLVSTHTSDTDVKNGTYMADNILPSRYNYGTNRAGRRMKYRAWSGHRQYVCLDCGKCFTHSSTLATHQRTHTGEKPYPCPDCGKCFTRSSTLATHQRIHSGERPYACIDCGKNFIQSSHLVLHQRIHTGHKPYSCQECGKCFSDRSHFVIHQRTHTGERPYCCNQCGKRFSSNSNLVAHHKLHTESTIYICNQCGKSLSNRLTFASHQKTHLAEKPFVCVECGRGFTRKLQLVLHKRIHTGERPFECQQCGKRYTRKSYLIIHQKIHVEEVLYVCSDCGERFPEHAGLKNHQISQHGAQVKV, from the coding sequence ATGGAGGAGGATGTGCCTTGGTGTTATCCTACCGATAAAGATGGGCTCAGTACCGGTGACTGGGGAACAAATGTACTGGATGCGTTGAAGAGCCATATTCAGGTTGAGAAGGACGGTCTCAATACCCCTTTACAAGAGCAAGGGGAAAGGTTGGTATCAACTCATACTAGTGACACTGATGTAAAAAATGGAACCTATATGGCAGATAACATTTTACCCTCAAGGTATAACTACGGGACTAACAGAGCTGGTAGGAGGATGAAGTACAGAGCCTGGTCGGGTCACCGGCAGTACGTGTGTCTGGACTGCGGTAAGTGTTTTACGCACAGTTCCACGCTGGCAACACATCAAAGAACCCACACCGGTGAGAAACCATATCCATGTCCCGACTGTGGCAAATGCTTTACTCGGAGTTCGACTTTGGCTACTCACCAAAGGATCCACAGTGGAGAGAGGCCCTACGCCTGTATAGATTGCGGGAAGAACTTCATCCAAAGCTCGCACCTCGTGCTACACCAGAGGATACACACGGGTCACAAGCCCTATTCCTGCcaggagtgcgggaaatgtttcagtgaCCGGTCCCATTTCGTCATTCACCAGAGAACTCATACCGGAGAGAGGCCGTATTGTTGCAACCAGTGCGGCAAAAGGTTTAGTAGCAACTCCAACCTGGTGGCCCACCATAAACTCCACACGGAAAGCACCATTTATATCTGTAACCAGTGTGGGAAAAGTTTGAGTAACCGGCTCACGTTTGCCAGCCACCAGAAGACTCATTTGGCCGAAAAGCCTTTTGTGTGTGTGGAGTGCGGGAGGGGATTCACCCGTAAGCTGCAGTTGGTGCTCCACAAACGGATCCACACGGGGGAGCGGCCATTTGAGTGCCAGCAGTGCGGCAAACGTTATACTCGCAAGTCCTATCTGATTATTCACCAGAAGATCCATGTGGAGGAGGTTCTTTATGTATGCAGTGACTGTGGAGAGCGGTTCCCTGAGCATGCCGGTCTTAAGAACCACCAAATATCTCAACATGGAGCCCAGGTCAAAGTCTGA